The following coding sequences lie in one Moritella viscosa genomic window:
- a CDS encoding TonB-dependent heme receptor, translating to MNNNVVIGTTVVRGSNAIDGEEDSRKEIIDRAELDSSSHQHAAEMLQDAPSVYTPISYSDPTVSVNMRGVQDFGRVNTNIDGMRQNFQRSGYQDRNGSLIVDPELLSSIHIKKGVSSGSGGLGTIGGQVNFRTVDFDDVIKKNNNGGMIVRGETGVGKWANGNKYKSSFTAGYKLTDNVSVMAAVSDTKTGDYRMGSEGESIIRPGRVQSGHRILEKFAVPDHLLNTYKTGYSMSSYLGKIRWNFSENQSLKLSYMKTKSEFNVVDYDDSRSDETLHHWRFKANDKIQNENINLGYTFQSDNPLLNLSAKVYRANTQLHEYFPESSNIPKSSQDLCITNPGKYYFMTGKRCSAQTSIYETNTYGITLNNQSFINFRDTILSADYGVEWVSDRTIPREINGPNGAASGIASTPKGSRELASTYLDTRLDYLEWLSLFAGVRFDSYKLKGDARVKTKFSNMDTGIDETYSVTNTGYATSPTIGISIRPFDFMEISSNYGKGWRPPSLTETLLSGGTPASGLSATVLIPSPVLKPETSTNLDLGVTFNFEQLFTQDDELTLALSHYRTKVDNYMIMHLGVITPDANATDTLAFVNRTDPVIIEGSELTINYDTGFAYGGMSASIIDVDEGNQCYNPNVLLTLKDPVNKKACGNTFYSPFPNQNKLTAYLGMRLLNQRLDTRITMRNISDKEDSVNTAAKPNRILNGNSGIGYTRWDLTLKYMATEELTINLYGRNLTDQQYSNSLGAYRGVIQAPGRSVAIGARYQF from the coding sequence ATGAATAATAATGTTGTCATTGGTACAACTGTCGTTAGAGGCTCTAATGCAATAGATGGTGAAGAAGACTCAAGAAAAGAAATTATAGATCGAGCTGAATTAGATTCTAGTTCACATCAACATGCCGCCGAAATGTTACAAGATGCACCAAGTGTTTACACACCTATTAGTTATTCCGATCCAACTGTTAGCGTCAATATGCGGGGGGTACAAGATTTTGGACGGGTAAATACTAATATTGATGGGATGCGTCAAAACTTTCAGAGGAGTGGTTATCAAGACAGAAATGGCTCTTTAATTGTTGATCCCGAATTACTCAGTTCGATCCATATAAAAAAAGGGGTCTCATCAGGTTCTGGGGGACTTGGAACAATTGGTGGACAAGTTAATTTTAGAACTGTTGATTTTGACGACGTTATTAAAAAAAATAATAATGGAGGAATGATTGTTCGTGGTGAAACGGGTGTTGGTAAATGGGCAAATGGTAATAAGTATAAATCAAGTTTTACTGCAGGCTATAAGTTAACTGATAATGTTTCAGTTATGGCTGCTGTCAGTGATACCAAAACTGGCGATTATCGAATGGGTAGTGAAGGTGAGAGTATTATAAGGCCTGGACGAGTTCAATCTGGTCATAGAATCTTAGAAAAATTTGCTGTGCCGGACCATCTACTTAATACATACAAAACAGGCTACTCAATGTCATCGTATTTAGGAAAAATACGCTGGAATTTTAGTGAAAACCAAAGTCTAAAACTAAGTTATATGAAAACTAAATCAGAATTTAATGTTGTTGATTATGATGATAGTCGAAGTGATGAAACATTACATCATTGGCGTTTTAAAGCAAATGATAAAATACAAAATGAAAATATTAATCTTGGTTATACCTTTCAGTCAGATAACCCATTATTGAATTTAAGCGCGAAAGTATATCGAGCAAATACACAATTACATGAATACTTTCCAGAATCATCAAATATTCCAAAGTCAAGCCAAGATCTTTGCATAACAAATCCTGGTAAATATTACTTTATGACGGGTAAACGTTGTTCGGCTCAGACTTCAATTTATGAAACGAACACTTATGGAATTACCTTAAACAATCAATCTTTTATAAATTTCAGAGATACTATTCTTAGTGCTGACTATGGGGTTGAATGGGTAAGTGATAGAACAATACCACGGGAGATAAATGGGCCAAATGGAGCTGCATCAGGGATCGCTTCCACACCTAAAGGCTCGCGAGAATTGGCGAGCACCTACTTAGATACTCGTCTGGATTATCTTGAATGGTTATCTTTATTCGCAGGTGTTCGTTTTGATAGTTATAAATTAAAAGGTGATGCTCGTGTTAAGACTAAGTTCTCAAATATGGATACAGGGATAGATGAAACATACTCGGTGACTAATACTGGTTATGCTACGTCTCCAACTATAGGTATATCAATTCGTCCCTTTGATTTTATGGAAATATCATCAAATTATGGAAAAGGCTGGCGACCACCAAGTTTAACAGAAACACTTCTATCTGGTGGAACACCTGCGTCAGGCCTCTCTGCAACAGTATTAATTCCAAGTCCAGTTTTGAAACCTGAAACATCAACAAATCTTGATCTCGGTGTAACATTTAACTTTGAACAACTTTTTACTCAAGATGACGAGCTAACTCTCGCTTTATCTCATTATCGTACCAAAGTGGATAATTATATGATTATGCATTTAGGTGTTATTACTCCAGATGCGAATGCTACAGATACTCTTGCTTTTGTTAATAGAACTGACCCCGTAATCATTGAAGGCTCTGAGTTGACAATTAATTATGATACTGGCTTTGCTTACGGTGGTATGTCTGCGTCTATTATTGATGTTGATGAAGGTAACCAATGTTATAACCCTAATGTTCTATTAACGCTTAAAGATCCAGTGAATAAAAAGGCATGTGGGAACACTTTTTATTCCCCTTTCCCTAATCAGAACAAGTTAACTGCTTATCTAGGTATGCGTTTATTAAATCAACGTCTCGATACCAGAATTACTATGCGCAACATTTCTGATAAAGAGGATTCAGTAAATACAGCAGCTAAGCCTAATAGAATACTGAATGGTAACTCAGGTATAGGTTATACACGTTGGGACCTGACATTAAAGTATATGGCAACTGAAGAACTAACCATTAATTTATATGGACGAAATTTAACAGACCAACAATATAGTAATTCTCTTGGTGCATATCGCGGTGTAATTCAAGCTCCAGGACGAAGTGTTGCTATTGGAGCTCGATACCAATTTTAA
- a CDS encoding putative heme-binding lipoprotein, translated as MQTTVVLALAGTILLTGCNSSDNSSSLSNKSVTPVVSVKLSKKEEALKRILDQAGKHTAVSLSSTDWIIAAIKNYDPNNKAKYEKALAADQSKTIISRQLLEALVAKLNIIPAIGAVFSTSSAFAALRSDGTVVTWGNKTEGGDISNLTTPLVDVVSIFSNETAFVALKSDGTIITWGNPLCGGDSSKIKKDLTDIVSIYATDTAFSALKSDGTVITWGQSSDGGDSSSIVKELKNVVSIFSTESAFTALKTDGSVVSWGNKDAGNNLTKKLTDVAYIFSTNKAFSALKSDGSVKTWGDGKFGGDSSALMGYFSSYLEYIVSISSTNSAFTALTKDGTIFTWGNKAEGGNGSTIKAPLTGINSIYSTNSAFSALKPNGDVVTWGNKAEGGDSSTVSGNLHNVISIYSTNTAFAALKSNGDVVTWGYNINSSNSTLKNKLIDVISIYSNNAAFAALKSDGTVVTWGNKTEGGDSSKLNNTLTDVISIFSTNTAFAALKSDGTVVTWGDQHNGGDSNSVKNELNTQASYLTNNDMDNDGLSDKEEMDVCINALGSGGYQLNGGLPPCTLAGLSDSDGDGLKDGIEKQQHLDPLTQSTNAKKAIETLQQFDSSQSYLDALVKDSGDIPLYWHIPKTVTTSKKSLKLTFSDAFIKTDFNKDGIENNTLKDYFTSFDGSITFSKLNMGGSFNGTGSYEGSQFGLTSTSGPNAFVASAKNGYKLQFTFFSSPSFTLYGELDSLDLGVKLNKSNGDVWTTDSSMLIIDNLSSFINNGTNKIGRIIDRSTGKNDVHNIVYGLMLGETAELAKTLTKAGVNLDAEITRAGTMVYNVK; from the coding sequence ATGCAAACAACCGTAGTCTTAGCTTTAGCTGGAACAATTCTGCTTACAGGATGTAATAGTAGTGATAATTCATCATCATTAAGTAATAAATCAGTTACGCCTGTTGTATCGGTTAAGCTTTCTAAAAAAGAAGAAGCATTAAAGCGAATACTCGATCAAGCAGGTAAACATACAGCTGTATCGTTATCTTCAACGGATTGGATCATAGCGGCTATAAAGAATTATGATCCCAATAATAAAGCGAAATATGAAAAAGCGTTAGCTGCAGATCAAAGTAAAACTATTATTTCACGTCAATTACTTGAAGCCCTTGTTGCAAAACTTAATATAATTCCTGCTATTGGTGCAGTGTTCTCAACAAGCTCGGCATTTGCTGCTTTAAGGTCTGATGGAACCGTAGTTACTTGGGGAAATAAAACTGAAGGTGGAGATATCTCTAACCTTACAACCCCACTCGTTGACGTAGTCTCTATTTTTTCAAATGAAACTGCATTTGTAGCATTGAAGTCTGACGGAACAATTATTACTTGGGGAAACCCACTGTGTGGCGGTGATAGTAGTAAAATTAAAAAGGATCTTACCGATATCGTATCTATCTACGCCACAGATACCGCATTTTCAGCCTTAAAATCTGACGGAACGGTTATTACTTGGGGCCAGTCTTCTGATGGGGGGGATAGTAGCTCAATAGTTAAAGAACTTAAAAATGTCGTCTCTATTTTTTCTACTGAAAGTGCATTTACGGCCTTAAAGACAGATGGTAGCGTGGTTTCTTGGGGAAATAAGGACGCTGGTAATAACCTAACCAAAAAACTGACAGATGTAGCCTATATTTTCTCTACTAATAAGGCTTTTTCAGCTTTAAAATCAGATGGTTCGGTTAAAACATGGGGAGATGGAAAATTTGGGGGGGATAGTAGCGCATTAATGGGTTATTTCAGTAGCTATCTTGAATATATTGTCTCTATTTCCTCTACCAACTCCGCTTTTACAGCTTTAACAAAAGATGGAACCATATTTACTTGGGGTAATAAAGCTGAAGGTGGCAATGGTTCAACAATTAAAGCGCCATTAACTGGTATTAATTCTATTTATTCAACTAATTCTGCATTTTCCGCTTTAAAACCTAATGGCGATGTAGTGACCTGGGGTAATAAAGCAGAAGGTGGTGACAGTTCAACGGTGAGTGGTAACTTACATAACGTTATATCGATTTATTCAACTAATACTGCATTTGCCGCTTTAAAATCTAATGGTGATGTAGTGACTTGGGGCTACAATATTAATAGTAGCAATTCGACACTTAAAAATAAATTAATTGATGTGATCAGTATCTATTCAAATAATGCTGCATTTGCTGCCTTAAAATCAGATGGTACAGTCGTTACTTGGGGTAATAAGACTGAAGGTGGTGACAGCTCTAAGCTTAATAATACATTAACTGATGTTATATCTATCTTTTCAACAAATACTGCCTTTGCTGCCTTAAAATCAGATGGTACCGTTGTTACGTGGGGTGACCAACATAATGGTGGTGATAGTAATAGTGTGAAAAATGAGTTAAATACACAAGCTTCTTATCTCACTAACAATGATATGGATAATGATGGACTATCAGATAAAGAAGAAATGGATGTATGTATTAATGCATTAGGGAGTGGCGGTTACCAACTAAATGGTGGTTTACCACCATGTACTTTAGCCGGATTATCTGATAGTGATGGTGATGGCCTAAAAGATGGTATAGAAAAACAACAGCATCTAGACCCATTAACTCAAAGTACAAATGCTAAAAAAGCAATTGAAACATTACAACAGTTTGATTCTAGCCAATCTTATTTAGATGCTTTAGTTAAAGATTCAGGCGATATTCCATTATATTGGCATATACCTAAAACTGTAACTACTTCAAAAAAATCACTTAAATTAACTTTCAGCGATGCTTTTATTAAAACCGATTTTAATAAAGATGGTATCGAAAATAACACCTTGAAAGATTACTTCACTTCATTTGATGGCTCTATTACTTTTAGTAAGTTAAATATGGGTGGTTCATTCAATGGAACAGGTTCATATGAAGGCAGTCAATTTGGACTAACATCGACTTCAGGACCAAATGCTTTTGTGGCATCAGCAAAAAATGGCTATAAATTACAATTCACTTTTTTCAGCTCACCAAGTTTCACGTTATATGGTGAATTAGACAGCCTAGATTTAGGTGTTAAATTAAATAAATCAAATGGAGATGTATGGACAACAGATTCATCAATGTTAATTATTGATAATTTATCTTCATTTATAAATAATGGGACAAATAAAATAGGTCGTATCATTGATCGCTCTACAGGAAAAAATGATGTTCATAATATTGTATATGGATTGATGCTAGGTGAAACTGCAGAATTGGCAAAAACATTGACTAAAGCAGGTGTTAACCTTGATGCCGAGATTACAAGAGCTGGAACAATGGTTTATAATGTTAAATGA
- a CDS encoding putative thioredoxin, with the protein MNPCIYNRISSFFITVSVVTCLLFSTTIIAESKVSQAPIFALPGIDNTQVNLEDYRGKVVLVDFWASWCTPCIRSFPWMDEMVEKYGEKGFVVIAINMDQESILATKFLQRYPNKLTIAFDPQGAVAEQYEIMGLPNSFILNKKGEIVYKHIGFRLAELDKYEAEILSLLP; encoded by the coding sequence ATGAATCCATGTATCTATAATCGAATTAGTTCTTTTTTTATTACCGTATCTGTTGTTACCTGTTTACTTTTCTCCACGACGATTATTGCTGAAAGCAAGGTCAGCCAAGCGCCGATATTTGCATTACCTGGTATCGATAATACCCAAGTGAATCTTGAAGACTACCGCGGAAAGGTTGTATTAGTTGATTTTTGGGCATCTTGGTGTACGCCCTGTATTCGTTCATTTCCGTGGATGGATGAAATGGTTGAAAAGTATGGTGAAAAAGGCTTTGTAGTGATAGCGATTAATATGGATCAAGAATCTATTTTAGCGACCAAATTTTTGCAACGTTACCCCAACAAATTAACTATCGCGTTTGATCCGCAAGGTGCTGTCGCTGAGCAGTATGAAATAATGGGATTGCCTAATTCGTTTATACTTAATAAGAAGGGCGAAATTGTGTATAAGCATATCGGCTTTAGATTGGCGGAGCTAGATAAATACGAAGCTGAAATCTTGTCGCTATTACCTTAG
- a CDS encoding putative lipoprotein has product MRRILLLASVLSLTACSSLGVRPWERDLLAKPEMQLADNPMEIGFDDHTYFSKEGSSGGGNFAGGGCGCN; this is encoded by the coding sequence ATGAGACGGATTTTATTGTTGGCTAGTGTATTGAGTCTGACTGCGTGTTCATCACTTGGCGTTAGGCCTTGGGAACGAGACTTGTTAGCGAAACCTGAAATGCAGCTTGCAGATAATCCGATGGAAATTGGGTTTGACGATCATACTTATTTCAGTAAAGAAGGTTCGAGTGGCGGCGGTAATTTTGCTGGTGGGGGGTGTGGATGCAACTAA
- a CDS encoding putative exported protein, whose translation MQLKRNSTIFTNISITLAAATCVLSAPVTAQPSEFDSWDVDAGLLIYAESDHQVQAYEGALSFTKQIDDERSINLKGIIDVLTGASPNGAVVQNKAQTFTRPSGNGNYTTAAADTPLDDTFHDTRVALSTQYQQQLSRLWLYSGGVYLSKEYDYLALSINSALARDFNKRNTTASFGFAYAYDTIDPEGGIPNPGVSVDDPNNRLTDSDTKQTLDFLFGLTQVIDRQTLMQLNYSISDVNGYQTDPFKILSVVDSNGWANDYVYENRPDQRTKQSLFWRTKYNTQPSGQVLDVSYRYFWDDWGITSHTIDSKWRVQLLNQYFIEPHLRYYSQQAVDFYRVYLDEGQPIPEYMTADYRLGELQTYTIGLKYGFPIAGNEFSVRLEYYLTQVSGDDSLAKGPGMAGLDLYPDKSAIILQSFYRF comes from the coding sequence ATGCAACTAAAAAGAAACAGTACAATCTTTACCAATATCTCGATTACACTCGCGGCAGCCACCTGCGTACTTTCTGCGCCAGTGACAGCTCAACCGTCAGAATTCGACAGTTGGGATGTTGATGCAGGTCTGTTGATTTATGCTGAGAGTGATCATCAAGTGCAAGCCTATGAGGGAGCTCTTTCCTTCACTAAGCAAATTGATGACGAGCGCAGTATTAATCTTAAAGGCATTATTGATGTACTTACTGGTGCTTCACCTAATGGCGCGGTTGTACAAAATAAAGCGCAAACATTTACTCGCCCGTCAGGTAATGGTAATTACACTACGGCTGCAGCTGATACACCGCTTGATGATACTTTTCATGATACGCGGGTTGCACTTAGTACTCAATATCAACAGCAGCTAAGTCGCCTTTGGTTGTATTCTGGTGGGGTATATCTGTCTAAAGAATATGACTATCTTGCCTTGTCAATCAATAGTGCGTTGGCGCGTGATTTTAATAAGCGTAATACCACTGCATCTTTCGGTTTTGCTTATGCCTACGATACTATTGACCCAGAAGGTGGCATCCCAAATCCTGGTGTTTCGGTTGATGATCCTAACAACCGTTTAACGGACTCTGATACCAAGCAAACCCTTGATTTTCTCTTTGGTTTAACGCAAGTTATTGATCGTCAAACATTGATGCAATTAAACTATTCGATTAGTGATGTGAATGGTTATCAAACTGACCCCTTTAAAATCTTGTCGGTGGTTGATAGTAATGGGTGGGCGAATGATTATGTTTATGAAAATCGTCCCGATCAGCGCACTAAGCAAAGTTTATTTTGGCGTACTAAATACAATACACAGCCATCTGGCCAAGTGCTTGATGTTAGTTATCGTTATTTTTGGGATGATTGGGGAATAACCTCACATACCATTGACAGTAAATGGCGAGTTCAACTTTTAAATCAATATTTTATTGAACCGCATCTCCGTTATTATAGCCAGCAAGCGGTTGATTTTTATCGTGTCTATCTTGATGAAGGCCAGCCAATACCGGAATATATGACTGCCGATTATCGTTTGGGTGAGTTACAAACTTATACCATTGGGCTTAAATATGGTTTCCCGATTGCGGGTAATGAGTTCAGTGTGCGGCTTGAATATTACCTTACTCAGGTATCGGGTGATGATTCTCTGGCTAAAGGGCCTGGTATGGCGGGATTAGATCTTTATCCAGATAAAAGCGCCATCATACTGCAGAGTTTCTATCGCTTCTAA
- a CDS encoding ApbE-like lipoprotein, producing MKKDDLLNKDSALQQGGTSKKAFTLKRKSGYWLGEFTVMASPCQILLDNLDEAQAYSLTAQAYAEAKRIELKYSRFRDDNIIARLNSSADETISVDEETTRLINLADLCFQLSDGLFDISSGVLGKLWHFKQQTQLPNDANIKALLPNIGWQKANWNEPLLRLPKDMKIDLGGIGKEYAVDKVAQLLQQQQTNSAFLVNFGGDIYVNKSRSNGDAWQVAIEDPQHLGESKLMVSLAQGGLASSGDSQRYIEVDGQRYGHILNPKTGYPITGGPAQVTVYAQNCVQAGMLATIALLQGEFAEDFLKAQDCRYWLSD from the coding sequence TTGAAAAAAGACGATCTATTAAACAAAGACAGCGCTTTACAGCAAGGCGGTACTTCAAAAAAAGCCTTTACCTTAAAACGAAAATCAGGCTATTGGCTCGGTGAGTTTACCGTCATGGCCAGTCCTTGTCAGATCTTATTAGATAACCTAGATGAAGCTCAAGCGTATAGCCTTACTGCGCAAGCATATGCAGAAGCAAAACGCATTGAACTAAAATACAGTCGTTTTCGTGATGACAATATTATTGCCCGCCTTAATAGCTCTGCTGATGAAACCATCTCGGTAGATGAAGAAACGACACGGCTTATTAATTTAGCTGATTTATGTTTTCAACTCAGTGATGGTTTATTTGATATCAGCTCTGGTGTATTAGGTAAACTCTGGCATTTTAAGCAACAAACTCAACTCCCCAATGACGCTAATATTAAAGCGCTATTACCGAATATTGGTTGGCAAAAAGCAAACTGGAATGAACCGCTATTACGTTTACCTAAAGACATGAAAATTGACTTGGGTGGTATTGGTAAAGAATACGCGGTCGATAAAGTTGCGCAGCTATTACAACAACAACAAACGAATAGTGCATTTTTGGTTAATTTTGGTGGTGATATTTATGTCAATAAATCACGCAGTAATGGTGACGCTTGGCAAGTCGCGATAGAAGATCCACAGCATCTTGGTGAAAGTAAGCTTATGGTTAGCTTAGCCCAAGGAGGCCTTGCAAGTAGTGGTGATAGTCAGCGCTATATTGAAGTCGATGGCCAACGTTATGGTCATATCCTCAACCCCAAGACAGGCTATCCCATTACTGGTGGCCCAGCTCAAGTTACTGTCTATGCCCAAAACTGTGTGCAAGCGGGCATGTTGGCAACCATTGCGTTATTACAAGGCGAGTTTGCTGAAGACTTCTTGAAAGCGCAAGATTGCCGTTATTGGTTGTCTGACTAA
- a CDS encoding 2-hydroxyacid dehydrogenase, with protein MDTIVFLDRSTIPEHITIPKPDVDCQWHEYATTTSEQVIERLQDASIVITNKVILNTQVLSQCPQLKMIAVAATGTNNIDLGYCRQHNITVSNIQGYATNSVPEHVLAMMFALKRNLVGYHQDIQAGVWLQQKQFCFFSHPISDIAGSTIGIIGKGSLGNAVATLARALGMTVLFAERKGANECRKGYSPFEFVLQQADVLTLHCPLAEQTHNIIGSDEFKLMKSTSILINAGRGGLVDEVALVEALYSQQIAGAGVDVFTQEPADDNNPLIANAHLPNLILTPHVAWGSDSAIQTLSNQLIANINAFIAGTPQNQCS; from the coding sequence ATGGATACTATTGTCTTTCTCGACCGCTCTACGATCCCAGAACACATTACGATCCCTAAACCTGATGTTGATTGCCAATGGCATGAGTATGCGACAACAACATCGGAGCAAGTGATTGAACGGCTGCAAGATGCAAGCATTGTCATTACTAATAAAGTCATTTTAAATACGCAGGTATTAAGTCAGTGCCCACAATTAAAAATGATTGCCGTAGCGGCGACTGGCACCAACAACATTGATTTAGGTTATTGTCGTCAGCACAACATCACCGTCAGTAACATCCAAGGCTATGCCACCAACTCCGTACCAGAACATGTATTAGCCATGATGTTTGCACTAAAACGAAATCTTGTCGGTTACCATCAAGATATTCAAGCCGGTGTTTGGCTGCAGCAAAAGCAGTTCTGCTTTTTTAGCCACCCCATTTCTGATATTGCGGGCTCTACGATTGGTATTATTGGTAAAGGTAGCCTCGGTAATGCTGTTGCAACATTGGCTAGAGCACTCGGTATGACAGTACTTTTTGCTGAACGCAAAGGGGCGAATGAGTGTCGTAAAGGCTACAGCCCATTTGAATTTGTCTTACAACAAGCGGATGTACTGACACTGCATTGCCCACTTGCAGAACAAACGCACAATATCATCGGCAGTGACGAATTTAAGCTAATGAAGAGTACGAGCATTTTGATTAACGCGGGACGTGGTGGTCTGGTTGATGAGGTGGCGTTAGTGGAGGCATTATATAGCCAACAAATTGCTGGCGCAGGTGTTGATGTATTTACCCAAGAGCCTGCTGATGATAATAATCCCCTAATCGCTAATGCACATCTGCCTAATCTTATATTAACACCGCATGTCGCTTGGGGATCAGACTCTGCAATTCAAACATTATCTAACCAGCTTATTGCCAATATAAATGCCTTTATTGCAGGAACGCCACAAAACCAGTGTAGTTAG
- a CDS encoding tryptophanyl-tRNA synthetase, with translation MENNLSLHLDQTPNSNQNNATREKILTGDRATGSLHLGHFVGSLQQRVKLQHQYEQTILVADMQGLTDNGHNPQKVSSNILNVVADYLAVGIDPLKTTICLQSAIPALAELTMYYSNLVSIARLERNPTVKNEINSKSFGRSIPAGFLTYPISQAADITAFKATLIPVGEDQLPMIEQTNEIVRKLNNIAQQEILVECKPLLSKVSRLPSVDGKSKMSKSMGNTIMLSSSEKEISKAVKAMYTDPNHLRVSDPGQIEGNVVFTYLDAFHQEQVYVANLKEQYTAGGLGDGTVKKILEECLQDLLKPIRQRRAEFVADRSQLISILKAGTERSQDESNDVLRQVKSAFGLNLF, from the coding sequence ATGGAAAATAACCTATCACTACATTTAGACCAAACACCTAATTCAAATCAAAATAATGCTACTAGAGAAAAGATCCTCACAGGCGATCGTGCAACGGGTTCTTTGCATCTCGGCCACTTTGTCGGTTCATTGCAGCAGCGTGTAAAGTTACAGCATCAATACGAGCAAACTATCTTAGTTGCTGACATGCAGGGCCTCACTGATAATGGTCATAATCCACAAAAAGTCTCGTCGAATATTTTAAATGTTGTCGCGGACTATCTTGCTGTCGGTATCGATCCATTAAAAACCACTATTTGTTTACAGTCCGCCATTCCAGCCTTGGCTGAACTCACAATGTATTACTCAAACTTAGTGTCTATTGCTCGTTTGGAGCGTAATCCGACGGTTAAAAATGAGATTAACAGTAAATCATTTGGCCGCTCTATTCCTGCTGGTTTCTTAACATACCCGATAAGTCAGGCCGCTGACATCACTGCATTTAAAGCCACATTAATACCAGTGGGGGAAGATCAATTACCTATGATCGAACAGACCAATGAAATCGTAAGAAAGCTAAATAACATTGCCCAACAAGAGATTTTGGTTGAGTGTAAGCCATTGTTAAGTAAAGTTTCACGTTTGCCTAGTGTCGATGGTAAAAGTAAAATGTCTAAATCCATGGGTAACACCATTATGCTAAGTTCGAGTGAAAAGGAGATCTCCAAAGCGGTTAAAGCCATGTATACCGATCCGAATCATTTACGCGTGAGCGATCCGGGACAAATTGAAGGGAATGTGGTATTTACTTATTTAGATGCATTCCATCAAGAGCAGGTGTACGTTGCTAATTTAAAAGAACAATATACAGCTGGTGGATTAGGTGATGGCACCGTGAAGAAGATTCTGGAAGAATGCTTACAGGATTTATTAAAACCAATCCGACAGCGTAGGGCTGAGTTTGTCGCTGATCGTTCGCAGCTTATTTCTATTTTGAAAGCAGGAACAGAACGTTCTCAAGATGAATCTAATGATGTATTACGGCAGGTGAAAAGTGCATTTGGCTTAAACCTATTTTAA
- a CDS encoding acetyltransferase, GNAT family: MEIRIDDLKGKEVALLLQEHHEDMLEHTPAESVHALDLTGLKVPEVTFWSAWIDGELAGCGAMKVIGAGHVEIKSMRTDRSYLRQGVARKLLTHILVTAKNQGITTVSLETGTPDSFIPAQKLYRDFGFNECAPFADYREDPYSLYMTKELG; encoded by the coding sequence ATGGAAATTCGTATAGATGATTTAAAAGGTAAAGAAGTTGCCCTTTTATTACAAGAGCATCATGAAGACATGCTAGAGCATACCCCTGCTGAAAGTGTACATGCGTTAGATTTAACCGGATTAAAAGTGCCTGAAGTGACTTTTTGGAGTGCGTGGATTGATGGTGAGCTTGCCGGCTGTGGTGCGATGAAAGTAATCGGGGCGGGTCATGTTGAGATAAAATCAATGCGCACAGATCGCTCTTATCTTCGACAAGGGGTAGCTCGGAAATTATTAACCCATATTTTGGTTACAGCAAAAAATCAAGGTATTACTACTGTTAGCTTAGAAACTGGTACTCCTGATTCGTTTATACCTGCTCAAAAATTATATCGAGATTTTGGTTTTAATGAATGTGCCCCTTTCGCTGATTATCGTGAAGATCCGTACAGTTTATATATGACTAAAGAACTCGGTTGA